The sequence TAAGAAAATAAATACAATGATGAAAACGAGGATAAATGCTTCTATCAATGTTTTTACAACCTCTCGAATAGAAGCATCCAAAAATCGGGATACATCATAGGCAAAATTGTATTTCATTCCGGGAGGGAAAGAGCTTTCTTTCAATTCTGCCATCCTAGCTTTTACTTTTGTAATAACATCTTTTGCATTAGAGCCCGGTCTTTGTTTTAGCATGATAGAGGCAGACGGCTTTCCATCCGTTTTAGAAATCATACTATAGGTCATTGCACCAAACTCAATGTCGGCAATGTCTTTCAGGTATAATATGGAGCCATTATTCTCTGCTTTTACCACTACATTTTTATATTGATTCGGCTCAAAAAATTTACCAGTATAGCGTAAAATATACTGTAAGCTTTGTGGGTTTTTACCTGAGCTCTCACCCGTTTTACCAGGAGCAGCTTCTACGTTCTGGTTTCTTAATGCATTTATGACATCTTGTGCAGAGACATTATAGGCCAACATACGATCTGGCTTTAACCAAACACGCATAGAGTATTCTTTTTGTCCCATGATTTCAGCAAACCCAACTCCATCAATACGTTTTAATTCCTGTAGAATATTAATATCTGCAAAGTTGTAAATGAATTGTTCATCCGCTGCTGTATCCTCACTCATAACATTCAGATAAAGCAACATACTGTTTACATCTTTCTCTGTAGTAACACCTGCTTTAATTACTTCTTCTGGAAGTTCATCTAAAACGGTACTAACCCTATTTTGAACACTAACAGCTGCAACGTCAGGATCGATCCCCACTTTAAAAGCTACTGTTATTAGCGTAATACCGTTGTTGCTGGAAACGGATGACATATAAGTCATTCCGGGTACTCCATTGATGGCTCTTTCCAATGGCGTTGCAACGGCTTTCGCACATACTTCTGCGTTGGCACCCGTATATTTCGCTGTTACAGTTACAGAGGGGGGAACAATATCTGGGAACTGTGTAATAGGTAATGTAAATAATGACAATACTCCCAGTAATGTAATAATGATGGATATGACCAGTGAAAGAACCGGCCTTTTGATGAATGTCTCTAACATGATTTGCTTAGTTGATAGTTAAAGCCGTTTGCATTAAGCTGTCTAAATTCATTTTTACAGGTTTTATTTTTGCACCCTGTCTAATGCTTTGAACGCCTTCGTAAACAATATTCTCTCCAGGTTTCAATCCTGCTTCAACAATATAATATTGGGCAACTCTTCTTCCAGGTTTAAAAGCCCGCATTTGAATTGTATTGTCTTTATTTACAACAAATACAAAGGTTTTGTCTTGAATTTCAAACGTTGCTTTTTGTGGAATAATAATGGCATTATCAACCTCTGTTGTTAATCTTGCCTTCCCCGAAGCACCATGTTTTAATAGTTTACTTGGATTAGGAAATCTTGCACGGAAGGCAATGGCACCTGTATTTTCATTGAATTCACCGTCACTTGTTTCTATTTTACCTGTGAAGGGATAAGGTGTTCCATCCGCTAATACTAGATTTACTGGTTTGTTTTCATGAACACTTTTTGAAGTATTGTTTTTGAATCTCAAGTATTCATTTTCTGAAATATTAAAATAGGCGTAAACATTGTGAATGTCTGAAATAGTCGTTAGTAATGCACCTGGATCAATTAAGCTACCCATTTTCAAAGGAATTCTATCGATGATACCATCAAAGGGAGCTTTGATAAATGTATAAGAGAGCTTGGTTTCTGCACTGGTTTGTGAAGAAAGTGCTTCCTCAATCTTTGCTTTAGAAGCTGCTACTTTTGAAGCAGCTAATTCATATTCTGTTTTTGAGATCACATTTTTCTCCACCAGAATTTTTGTTCTGCCTAATTCTAGTTCGGCTGCTTTTGCTTCGGCCATTGCATTGGAAACCGCAGCTTTAGCTTTGGCTAATTCGGTTTTATATTCAAGGTCATTTATTTGGAACATGGGTTGTCCTTTTTTTACCTCCTGACCCTCATCTACAAATATTTTTTCAAGGAAACCTTGCACCCTTGCTCTCACTTCCACATTTTTTACAGCCTGAATATCTGCAACATAGTCGGTTTGTAATACGGTATCTTTTTGAACTACTTCTACAACTGGAAAGCTGGGTATAAGCTCTGCCGTACCTGCTTTTTCCTTGGTTTCACATCCTACCAATACAACTATGGTTAAGAGACATAAAGGCGAAAAACCTTTAAAAAGGGCTGAAAAATTGATTTTCATGGATTATTTTGAATTAAATAAGCTACAAATATACCGTTTTAATGTTTTTTTAATGTTTGCATTTATAAATGGTAGTTATTACGGTGTTAAATCGGTAAATAGTAAAAACATCCCACTTTGTCTGTGGCTTCAACAAATAAAATTGGCATAAACCAGAACAGATGATATTTTTATAGCATGAGCTTTATTGAACGCATTAAATCAAATCCTAATTTAAAGAAGTGGGTATACTGGATGATGGTCCCTGCAAATAGCCCTGGCTGTAGACTTTGGGTTAGGATTTTTATGAATCCTTTCGTTCACAAAGTGTCTAGAAAATCAGTCATCAGGGGAAATGCCAGATTAGATTTGGCCCCATGGAAGATGTTTTCCTTGGGTAAAAAAGCTGTTATAGAAGATTTTTGTTGTGTTAACAATATGGTGGGCGATGTATATATAGAAGAAGATGTTCATGTTGGACTCAGTAACACCATTATTGGTCCTGTAACAATCGGGGCCAACACCATTATGGCTCAGAATATTGTTTTGTCTGGACTGAATCATGGGTATGCCGATCCTGATATCCCAATTAAAAATCAAAAGGAAACAACAGCCCCGATTGTGATTGAAGCAGACTGCTGGATTGGAGCAAATGCCGTTGTGGTTGCAGGTGTTACTGTAGGAAAACATTCTATAGTTGCGGCAGGATCTGTCGTTACAAAAAATGTACCACCCTATTCAATTGTCGGTGGAAATCCTGCTCGGATTTTAAAACAGTACAACCCCAATTCCAAACAGTGGGAAAAATTTGTCGGTTAGATATATTTTTTTTTATGCTTTGATACTCTGGTGTGTAATTGCAGACAATATGGATCTGCAAAAAAGTCAACAGCTAATTTTTATATCTCTAAATGCGCAATATTTGCAACCTAATTGAAATCCTTTCCATTCTATGGTTGCCATTATTGTTTTTCTAGTACTTCACTGGTATTTATCTCTTTTCGGACAAACTTTTTATTTACACCGATACGCGGCTCACAAAATGTTTACTATGAACAAGTTTTGGGAAGCATTCTGGTACGTGTATACTTGGGTTACGCAAGGCACATCTTATTTGAATGCCAGAGCTTATGCTATTTTACACAGAATGCATCATGCGTATAGCGATACAGAAAAAGATCCGCATACCCCACATTTTTTTAAAGAGGTATTCTCTATGATGTGGCATACCAAAAAAGTATACCACGGAGTATTAAAAGGGACGATGCCCATTGAGAAAAAATTTGATAAAAATTTTCCAGTCTATCCAATCATTGATAAAATAGCTGATAGTTGGTTTACTAGAATTTTCTTTGCAATAGGCTATGTGGTTTTTTATTATTTCTTTGCAACAGAATGGTGGATGTATCTGTTCTTGCCAATTCACTTTTTAATTGGCCCAATTCAAGGTGCGGTTGTAAACTGGGCTGGTCACAAATATGGCTACAGGAATTATCCTGATGAAAAAGATCATTCCAAAAACACATTAATTATTGACTTTCTGATGATGGGTGAATTGTTCCAAAATAATCATCATCATGCAGGAGCAAGACCCAATTTTGCCAATAAATGGTGGGAGGTTGACCCTTGTTATCCCATCATCAAATTATTTCATTGGTTGGGCATCATCAAACTGGTCCCTATCAAGGCAACCATTAATCACGACTCCAGATTTCATAAATAGCTTCGCCTTTAGAGCTGAAGCCACTATGATGCCATTTGCCTTCTTCTATTTTAGCTGAAAACTGAAGGGAAGCACCAACTCTGCTGCTATCCCTGCTGAAGAACTCAATATGCTCAGTATACTTGCCATTGATAAACTGATAAGTGCCACCTCCAGTTCCGGAGAATTCCCCGGTTTCAATATTGATAGCAAACCACTGAAAACGGGTGCCGGTTAATAATTTGTAAGTGCGTCTGGCTCTCAATGGATTATCGGTGATTTGATCTCCTGTCTTTCTTCCGCTTATTCGCCAGTTGCCTGCTAGCGCATTCTCTCCTTTATCAATTAAATCCAAATTTTTAATGTTGAATGATATTTCCCTGCTTTTGCCAACAACTGATTTATCTCTTGAATCGAAATGAGTCAATACGATTAATTTATTACCCTCTTTGGTAAATGGTCCGCCCCAGGTATAGTCAAATGCTTTGGTGTTTACATTGAATTTGGTTTCTACAAAATAACCGTCGATTAAACTATATATTATCTCAGCACTTTCTTTGCTTCTGTATGAACCCTTAAGGGGTTGCTGAGCCTGTGCATCAAAACCAATTAAGAAGATAAATAGTAGCAGATAGCATGTTTTCATAGATATCGTTTATTTTCAAGTTTCATTAATAAGTCCGTTTGTATGTCTTCACCTAACGTAAACTGATGACTGCCAAAAACCTTGAATCCATATTTTTCATAAAAGTGAATTGCTCTTTCATTTTTCTCCCAAACCCCCAGCCAGATAAAAACAGGATTCATCTTGTAGGCAATTTCCAATGCGGCATCCATTAAAAAAGCTCCCAATCCCTTTCCAAGATAGCTATTCAGCACATAGATTCTTTCAATTTCAAAAGCTGATGCGTCAATTTGTTCGGTTTGTGCCAAACCCCAATTTAGTTTAAGATATCCAACAGCCTGATTGTTAATTTCAGCAAAATAAAATGCTGAATCAGGGTTCTGTATTTCTCCGGATAACTTATCTAATGAAAGCTGCTCATGAAGATATTTATTCAGGTCCTCTGCAGAATTATGTGCTTCGAAAGTTTCTCTGAATGTAGTTCTGCTTATATTCTGAAGTTCATGAATATCAGAAGGCTCTATTTTTCTTAACGTGTAAATGCTCATAGTTGATTCTGAATAAAAAACTGAATGGCTTGTTCTTTTTGTGTTTCACTGATATCTGCCAAAATTATTTTTCTGGCATACTCAATATTGAGTGCTACTGTCTTTCTAATACGGTTAAAATCGGTAACCGGTATCTGTGCTATCAATAAGCTTTCTTTTTGTTTCCGGGCTTCTGCATCAATAATCATGTCAGCCTGTCTTCCATTGATGCCCAGTTGATCAATTAGTTTTTTCCTGTATTTTGATTTATACCCTGTTATCAGTTGTGCTTTTGACAATGTATCGTATGCACTATTAGGGCTTAGTTGGGTAATGGCACATCCACTGGCATAAGTTCTGTTCAGGATTGACTTGGCTTTATCACCAATGATGGATATCGCTTTGTATTTTTTTAGCACTTCCTGATTAACCTCATTAACCGTTGCAAATGTGTCATTGGTATTGGCTTCAATTTTAAGTTTCTGTAAAGTTGCCCAATAATTGATTTGTCCAACTTTGTTGGCAGTTTCTTCTGATATACCCAACTCCTTCATCAGAAATGATTTCTCACAATATCCAAATAGCTCCAACTGTTCTTCCGGGCTCCAGTTTTGTGATAAAGCAGGGCTTAGGTTGAAAACAATGGAACCAATAAGGCATACAAGTACTTTTTTCATATGTTCCTTTTTATTTTGTGACTCTTATTAGTGTAGCTTTGACCTAATGTTCGAAGTATTTTTTTTACAGGTTAAAGATAAAGTCTTGATTTCCGAACAGGATCAAAACCTTGTTAAAACCTTTTTCTCCCCTAAAAAGATAAGAAAAAAGCAATACTTGTTGCAAGAGGGAGACTTGTGTAAGCATCTGGCATTTGTAGAAAAAGGACTTTTGAGGTCGTATAGTGTAGACGAAAAGGGTACTGAACATATGATTCATTTTGCTTGGGAGGGATGGTGGATGGCCGATATTCTCAGTTTTCTTTCGGCTGAACCATCCACTTATTTCATAGATGCTTTAGAAGAGTCAGAATTACTGCTGATTAGTTTGCAGGGATTTGAAGAAATGCTTTTAAAAGTTCCTGTGATGGAGAGGTATTTCAGAATTTTATTTCAAAATAATATTATTTCAAAAGAAAGAAGATTAATTCAATCGCTTGCCTATTCAGCTGAAGAGAAATATTTACATCTTCTCGCAAATAACCCACAGCTGGTTCAAAAAATTCCACAAAACCT is a genomic window of Sediminibacterium sp. TEGAF015 containing:
- a CDS encoding efflux RND transporter periplasmic adaptor subunit — protein: MKINFSALFKGFSPLCLLTIVVLVGCETKEKAGTAELIPSFPVVEVVQKDTVLQTDYVADIQAVKNVEVRARVQGFLEKIFVDEGQEVKKGQPMFQINDLEYKTELAKAKAAVSNAMAEAKAAELELGRTKILVEKNVISKTEYELAASKVAASKAKIEEALSSQTSAETKLSYTFIKAPFDGIIDRIPLKMGSLIDPGALLTTISDIHNVYAYFNISENEYLRFKNNTSKSVHENKPVNLVLADGTPYPFTGKIETSDGEFNENTGAIAFRARFPNPSKLLKHGASGKARLTTEVDNAIIIPQKATFEIQDKTFVFVVNKDNTIQMRAFKPGRRVAQYYIVEAGLKPGENIVYEGVQSIRQGAKIKPVKMNLDSLMQTALTIN
- a CDS encoding acyltransferase produces the protein MSFIERIKSNPNLKKWVYWMMVPANSPGCRLWVRIFMNPFVHKVSRKSVIRGNARLDLAPWKMFSLGKKAVIEDFCCVNNMVGDVYIEEDVHVGLSNTIIGPVTIGANTIMAQNIVLSGLNHGYADPDIPIKNQKETTAPIVIEADCWIGANAVVVAGVTVGKHSIVAAGSVVTKNVPPYSIVGGNPARILKQYNPNSKQWEKFVG
- a CDS encoding acyl-CoA desaturase, with protein sequence MVAIIVFLVLHWYLSLFGQTFYLHRYAAHKMFTMNKFWEAFWYVYTWVTQGTSYLNARAYAILHRMHHAYSDTEKDPHTPHFFKEVFSMMWHTKKVYHGVLKGTMPIEKKFDKNFPVYPIIDKIADSWFTRIFFAIGYVVFYYFFATEWWMYLFLPIHFLIGPIQGAVVNWAGHKYGYRNYPDEKDHSKNTLIIDFLMMGELFQNNHHHAGARPNFANKWWEVDPCYPIIKLFHWLGIIKLVPIKATINHDSRFHK
- a CDS encoding GNAT family N-acetyltransferase, which gives rise to MSIYTLRKIEPSDIHELQNISRTTFRETFEAHNSAEDLNKYLHEQLSLDKLSGEIQNPDSAFYFAEINNQAVGYLKLNWGLAQTEQIDASAFEIERIYVLNSYLGKGLGAFLMDAALEIAYKMNPVFIWLGVWEKNERAIHFYEKYGFKVFGSHQFTLGEDIQTDLLMKLENKRYL
- a CDS encoding Crp/Fnr family transcriptional regulator, with the protein product MFEVFFLQVKDKVLISEQDQNLVKTFFSPKKIRKKQYLLQEGDLCKHLAFVEKGLLRSYSVDEKGTEHMIHFAWEGWWMADILSFLSAEPSTYFIDALEESELLLISLQGFEEMLLKVPVMERYFRILFQNNIISKERRLIQSLAYSAEEKYLHLLANNPQLVQKIPQNLVASYLGITPETLSRIKRKITR